A section of the Verrucomicrobium sp. GAS474 genome encodes:
- a CDS encoding xanthine dehydrogenase family protein subunit M, with product MSTASSFSYVRPRDVRAALEAGARPGAAYLSGGTTLVDLWKLGAFSLATAVDVNGLLLRGIEAGPSGLRLGAGERMSDAAAHAGVAAHFPVVSQALLLSASPQIRNMASLGGNLLQRPRSISYRNPDPTLRDGPSRFDAIFGVTPASMAVHPSDFAVALRALDGSIRLKTPEGGERSVKVGEFYKVPGDDLVLTTLRPGELIVSIEAQLPFARHSAYVKVRDRASYQFAIVSAAVALRIEGGTIREARVAAGGVGTIPWRLPAVEAALRGQPTRAEAFQKGVADIGDGSATHGRNGYKVELLRRTVIRALGQAASQKEEIA from the coding sequence GTGAGCACGGCGTCCTCGTTTTCCTATGTGCGACCCCGGGATGTCCGCGCGGCGTTGGAGGCGGGAGCCCGCCCGGGGGCGGCCTATCTTTCCGGCGGCACCACGCTCGTTGATCTCTGGAAACTCGGGGCCTTCAGTCTCGCCACGGCCGTTGACGTGAACGGCCTGCTCTTGCGGGGCATCGAGGCCGGGCCTTCGGGCCTCCGTCTGGGGGCCGGAGAGCGAATGAGCGATGCGGCGGCCCATGCCGGAGTCGCGGCCCATTTCCCCGTGGTTTCCCAGGCCCTCCTGCTCAGTGCTTCCCCGCAGATTCGGAACATGGCGAGTCTGGGGGGGAATCTGCTGCAACGGCCCCGGTCGATCTCCTACCGCAATCCCGATCCGACATTGCGGGACGGCCCCAGTCGGTTCGACGCGATCTTCGGCGTTACCCCGGCCAGTATGGCGGTCCATCCCTCGGACTTTGCCGTGGCGCTTCGAGCCCTCGATGGCTCGATCCGGCTCAAGACGCCGGAAGGGGGGGAGAGATCGGTGAAGGTCGGCGAGTTTTACAAGGTTCCGGGCGACGACTTGGTTTTGACGACCTTGAGGCCGGGGGAGTTGATTGTGTCCATCGAGGCGCAGTTGCCCTTCGCCCGTCACTCTGCCTATGTGAAGGTCCGGGACCGGGCTTCCTACCAGTTCGCGATCGTCTCGGCGGCGGTCGCATTGAGGATCGAGGGGGGAACGATCCGGGAGGCGCGCGTTGCCGCCGGAGGGGTGGGGACGATCCCGTGGCGCCTGCCTGCGGTGGAGGCCGCCTTGAGGGGGCAGCCAACCCGTGCCGAGGCCTTTCAAAAGGGGGTGGCCGACATTGGCGACGGATCGGCGACCCATGGGCGCAATGGTTACAAGGTGGAGTTGCTCCGGCGGACTGTGATTCGTGCCTTGGGGCAGGCCGCTTCGCAAAAAGAGGAGATCGCATGA
- a CDS encoding xanthine dehydrogenase family protein molybdopterin-binding subunit, with the protein MSADGPIPFAPVRLGEPINRIDGRLKVTGSADYTSDYRLPGMVWGCLVKSTVAKGKLIALDTAASEALPGVIKVYTSRNRPALYLPKPDPKAGQMVSEPLLPLSDDAIHYYGQDIAFVIAETYEQAREGALLVRATYAEEKPTASREASVPQPPKEVNGAKPHLERKDKGVSAVEDAWRQSPVRIDTTYQTAFVHHHPMEPHAVVARWEEGRLLFYTPTQWMYGTRNFLSNGLGIPKERVRVLSHYLGGGFGCKGSSWMYMLLTAAAARDLKRPVKFVMERENMFTSVGYRPMTRQRLQLGAARDGALLAIRHQAMSSGSKVGEFVEGAAHASSPVLYACPNIEVDHQVFPLDLNGGTFMRAPGESPGIYALESAMDELAVALGIDPLALRMKNYAVDHPMSGLPFSAKYLDECYRTGAAAFGWEKRNPAPGSMGDGEWQIGWGMATASYPAHRQPASARVRLLADGTAEVMCATQDLGTGMWTIVGQASSAALGLPLDRIKVEIGDSDLPEAPVSGGSSSTASVLPVIDAAARAALKKLGTLAVADAASPLYGLDPESLSPFGGNLQAKSDASRSESFRAILARAGQGAVDATEKIDPASETKQKGEQNPLAPKKSAYQSFGAFFVEVKVHRLTCETRVTRITAAMNIGKPMNLKTARSQVIGGTVFSVGAALTEHSLLDETTGRWITRDLGTYHIPVHADIPEIDVHFVGEPDFQFNPLGARGVGEIGNTGLAAAIGNAVWHATGARVRELPITPDKILEATATPLKRPAVSPA; encoded by the coding sequence ATGAGCGCCGACGGCCCTATTCCTTTTGCTCCGGTCCGGCTCGGGGAGCCGATCAATCGGATCGACGGACGTCTGAAGGTGACGGGGAGTGCTGACTATACCTCCGATTATCGCCTGCCGGGCATGGTCTGGGGTTGCCTGGTGAAGAGCACCGTGGCGAAGGGGAAGTTGATCGCCCTCGATACGGCGGCGTCCGAGGCCCTGCCGGGGGTGATCAAGGTCTACACGTCGAGGAACCGGCCCGCCCTCTACCTTCCCAAGCCCGATCCGAAGGCCGGACAGATGGTGAGCGAGCCGCTGCTCCCCCTCTCGGACGACGCGATCCATTATTACGGCCAGGACATCGCCTTTGTCATCGCCGAAACCTACGAACAGGCCCGGGAGGGAGCCCTCCTCGTCCGGGCAACCTATGCGGAGGAAAAGCCGACGGCCTCGCGGGAGGCATCGGTTCCTCAACCTCCCAAGGAGGTCAACGGAGCCAAGCCCCATCTCGAAAGGAAGGACAAGGGCGTCTCCGCCGTCGAGGATGCCTGGAGGCAGAGCCCGGTGCGGATCGACACGACTTACCAGACCGCCTTCGTTCATCACCACCCGATGGAGCCGCATGCCGTGGTGGCCCGCTGGGAGGAGGGACGGCTTCTGTTCTATACGCCGACGCAGTGGATGTACGGAACCCGGAATTTTCTTTCCAACGGACTCGGCATTCCAAAGGAGCGGGTGCGCGTCCTCAGCCACTATCTCGGGGGGGGCTTCGGCTGCAAGGGATCGTCGTGGATGTATATGTTGCTCACGGCCGCCGCCGCCCGGGACTTGAAGCGTCCCGTGAAGTTCGTGATGGAGCGGGAAAACATGTTCACCTCGGTCGGATACCGCCCGATGACCCGGCAGCGCCTCCAGCTGGGGGCGGCCCGGGATGGGGCACTGCTGGCGATCCGGCATCAGGCGATGTCGAGCGGATCGAAGGTGGGGGAATTCGTCGAGGGGGCGGCCCATGCGTCGAGCCCGGTCCTGTACGCCTGCCCGAACATCGAGGTCGATCACCAGGTTTTCCCTCTCGATCTCAACGGAGGGACGTTCATGCGGGCTCCTGGCGAGTCCCCGGGAATCTACGCCTTGGAATCTGCGATGGATGAGCTGGCCGTCGCCCTCGGCATCGATCCCCTCGCCTTGCGGATGAAAAATTACGCCGTCGATCACCCGATGAGCGGCCTCCCGTTCTCGGCCAAATACCTCGACGAATGCTATAGAACCGGTGCCGCCGCGTTCGGTTGGGAGAAACGGAACCCGGCTCCGGGATCGATGGGCGACGGCGAATGGCAGATCGGGTGGGGAATGGCGACCGCTTCCTATCCCGCCCATCGGCAACCCGCCTCGGCCCGGGTCCGCTTGCTGGCTGACGGTACGGCCGAGGTCATGTGTGCCACCCAGGATTTGGGGACCGGCATGTGGACGATTGTGGGGCAGGCATCCTCGGCGGCCCTCGGTTTGCCCCTGGATCGGATCAAGGTGGAGATCGGCGATTCGGACCTTCCCGAGGCCCCGGTTTCGGGAGGATCGTCGTCCACGGCCTCGGTTCTTCCCGTGATCGACGCGGCCGCCCGGGCAGCCCTTAAAAAGCTGGGAACATTGGCCGTGGCCGACGCCGCCTCGCCTCTTTACGGGCTGGATCCGGAATCTCTCTCCCCTTTCGGCGGCAATTTGCAGGCCAAAAGCGATGCCAGCCGGAGCGAGTCGTTTCGCGCGATCCTGGCCCGGGCCGGGCAGGGGGCGGTCGATGCCACCGAGAAGATCGACCCGGCGTCGGAAACAAAGCAGAAAGGGGAGCAAAATCCCTTGGCGCCGAAAAAATCGGCCTACCAGTCGTTCGGCGCCTTTTTCGTCGAGGTGAAGGTCCATCGCCTGACCTGCGAAACCCGGGTCACCCGCATCACGGCGGCGATGAATATCGGGAAGCCGATGAACCTCAAGACGGCGCGAAGCCAGGTGATCGGAGGGACGGTTTTCTCGGTCGGCGCGGCGCTGACCGAGCACAGCCTGCTCGACGAGACGACCGGGCGGTGGATCACCCGGGATCTGGGGACCTATCACATTCCGGTCCATGCCGATATTCCGGAGATCGACGTCCATTTCGTCGGCGAGCCCGATTTCCAGTTCAATCCGCTTGGGGCCCGGGGGGTGGGGGAGATCGGCAACACGGGGCTGGCCGCCGCCATCGGCAACGCCGTCTGGCATGCCACGGGTGCCCGAGTTCGGGAACTGCCGATCACGCCGGACAAGATTTTGGAGGCGACCGCAACCCCGTTGAAGCGCCCTGCCGTTTCTCCCGCATGA
- a CDS encoding XdhC/CoxI family protein: MKELLAIVEARARSSHRPHVLATVVKVEGSSYRRPGARMLVSAAGRVAGSVSGGCLERNVVSRSLEVLMENRPRLIRYDTNDQDDLELGSSLGCQGTIEILLQPVPAGLWPLEELVAGVMAEGKPLAWALPYRVDGCPGMVGEVFPIRAEGSVGDDFLHGEALREEAERVMASKRPGHVSWRNGESVTEILIERIAPPLSLVIFGAGHDAPPLVRLAKELGHRVTVVDRRIEFAQAEHFPEADAVLCLPVHRVPGKVPLGEGSAVVVMNHHYETDRALLGLLLSRPLSYLAMLGPRKRTDRMLTELSREGMELSSEGLAALRAPAGLDIGSDNPEEIALSILAEIQAVVAGRSAVALRSRPGPIHTLAL; this comes from the coding sequence ATGAAAGAACTCCTGGCCATCGTCGAAGCGCGCGCGCGTTCTTCGCATCGTCCCCATGTTCTTGCGACCGTCGTCAAGGTCGAGGGATCGAGCTACCGCCGCCCTGGCGCCCGCATGCTGGTCTCGGCCGCCGGGAGGGTGGCAGGCTCCGTGAGCGGGGGATGCCTGGAGCGCAATGTGGTTTCCCGCAGCTTGGAGGTGCTGATGGAGAATCGCCCTCGCTTGATCCGGTACGATACCAACGATCAGGACGACCTGGAGCTGGGGAGCAGCCTCGGTTGTCAGGGGACCATCGAGATCCTCCTGCAACCGGTGCCGGCCGGCCTGTGGCCCTTGGAGGAACTGGTCGCCGGGGTGATGGCCGAAGGAAAGCCGCTGGCATGGGCATTGCCTTATCGGGTCGATGGTTGTCCCGGGATGGTGGGGGAGGTTTTTCCCATCCGTGCGGAGGGCTCCGTCGGGGACGATTTCCTCCACGGTGAAGCCTTGCGCGAGGAGGCTGAGCGCGTGATGGCGTCGAAGCGTCCCGGCCATGTCTCCTGGAGAAACGGAGAGAGTGTCACGGAAATCCTCATCGAGCGCATTGCTCCGCCCCTCTCATTGGTCATCTTCGGTGCGGGGCACGATGCGCCTCCCCTCGTCCGGTTGGCGAAGGAACTGGGCCATCGGGTCACGGTGGTCGATCGGAGGATCGAGTTCGCCCAAGCCGAACACTTCCCCGAGGCCGATGCGGTTCTCTGTCTCCCCGTCCATCGCGTTCCCGGCAAGGTGCCACTCGGCGAGGGCTCCGCGGTGGTGGTGATGAATCACCATTACGAAACCGACCGGGCGTTGCTCGGCCTCCTTCTTTCCCGTCCGCTTTCCTACCTGGCGATGCTCGGACCGAGGAAGCGGACGGACCGGATGTTGACGGAGTTGAGCCGAGAGGGGATGGAGCTTTCTTCCGAAGGTCTTGCAGCCCTGCGAGCTCCGGCCGGCCTCGACATCGGGTCGGACAACCCCGAGGAGATTGCCCTTTCGATCCTGGCCGAAATCCAGGCCGTCGTGGCAGGGCGTTCCGCCGTTGCCCTGAGATCGCGCCCAGGGCCGATTCATACCCTGGCGTTATGA
- a CDS encoding nucleotidyltransferase family protein — MRAERDKIGLILLAAGGSTRMGCPKQLLAFSGGESFLRHACRIALQTPFRPIVVVLGSEAAKCREQIEDLFVLSVVNEAWQEGMAGSLRLGLDTLLLARPAVEQAMVMLADQPGVSAYSLLRLADSGSPLGLAASSYGDVIGVPALFPRDLFPELRALRGDAGARRVLAAHSGRVTLVPLPEAARDIDTPRDYINHLKGESGVEEGFISTDSRDLMTPH; from the coding sequence ATGAGGGCGGAGCGCGATAAAATCGGCCTCATCCTCCTCGCGGCGGGAGGCTCGACCCGCATGGGTTGCCCCAAGCAGTTGCTCGCCTTTTCGGGCGGCGAAAGCTTCCTGAGGCACGCCTGCCGGATCGCGTTGCAAACCCCGTTCCGGCCGATCGTCGTGGTATTGGGATCGGAGGCCGCAAAGTGCCGCGAGCAGATCGAGGATCTTTTCGTCCTCTCCGTCGTGAACGAGGCATGGCAGGAGGGGATGGCCGGGTCTCTGCGGCTGGGCCTCGATACGTTGCTCCTGGCTCGTCCCGCCGTGGAGCAGGCCATGGTGATGCTGGCCGACCAGCCCGGGGTTTCCGCCTATTCGCTTCTCCGCCTGGCCGACAGCGGCTCCCCGCTCGGATTGGCGGCGTCCTCCTATGGGGATGTCATCGGTGTGCCCGCCCTGTTTCCCCGTGATCTTTTCCCCGAGCTTCGGGCGCTTCGCGGGGATGCCGGAGCCCGCCGCGTCTTGGCGGCCCATTCGGGCAGAGTCACCTTGGTTCCCTTGCCCGAAGCCGCGAGGGATATCGACACCCCCCGGGATTACATCAATCATTTGAAAGGGGAGTCGGGGGTGGAGGAAGGGTTTATTTCCACAGACAGCCGCGATCTGATGACCCCGCATTGA
- a CDS encoding DNA topoisomerase IB — protein sequence MEYPPKRPATPPSESIRAAKVARLVYVSDRDPGIERKGRPGRFHYRRPKGGGVRDVATLKRIAGLVIPPAWSEVWICLRPDGHIQAVGRDARGRKQYRYHSRWRAVRDGDKYDHMIDFARALPRLRRRVAADLRLPGLPREKILATIVRLLESTLIRVGNDEYAEENKSYGLTTIRNGHARVRGSRVEFSFRGKSGKSHQVQIDDPKLARIIRRCQDLPGQRLFEYLDGEGKIGVIGSHDVNLYLAAASGQECTAKDFRTWIGTVLATMAFGKVGVADSPAEAKRRTAVVVESVAGMLRNTPAVCRKCYIHPEVMAAYLEGEIPAFISNASLRKREAALITWLRQRMKRSGFQKGKAPAK from the coding sequence ATGGAATATCCGCCCAAGAGGCCTGCGACGCCGCCGAGCGAATCGATCCGCGCCGCCAAGGTTGCCCGGCTGGTCTATGTCTCCGACCGGGATCCCGGGATCGAGAGGAAAGGGAGACCGGGTCGCTTCCATTACCGTCGTCCCAAGGGAGGCGGTGTCCGTGACGTGGCGACCTTGAAGAGGATCGCCGGTCTCGTGATTCCTCCGGCATGGAGCGAGGTCTGGATTTGTCTCCGGCCCGACGGGCATATCCAGGCGGTCGGCCGGGACGCGCGGGGACGGAAGCAGTATCGTTATCATTCCCGCTGGAGAGCCGTGAGGGATGGCGACAAATATGATCACATGATCGACTTCGCGCGAGCCCTGCCTCGGCTCCGGAGACGGGTTGCCGCCGATCTCCGCCTCCCTGGCCTGCCGCGGGAAAAGATCCTGGCGACGATCGTTCGCCTTTTGGAATCGACGTTGATCCGGGTGGGAAACGACGAGTATGCGGAGGAGAACAAATCGTACGGTCTGACCACGATCCGAAATGGCCATGCCCGAGTCCGCGGAAGCCGGGTCGAATTCTCCTTCCGGGGAAAAAGCGGCAAGAGTCACCAGGTCCAGATCGACGACCCGAAACTGGCCCGGATCATCCGCCGATGCCAGGACCTGCCCGGGCAACGGCTCTTCGAATATCTCGACGGGGAGGGGAAAATCGGCGTGATCGGCTCTCACGACGTGAATCTCTACCTTGCCGCCGCCTCAGGTCAGGAATGCACGGCCAAGGATTTCCGTACCTGGATCGGAACCGTCCTGGCGACCATGGCCTTCGGAAAAGTGGGGGTCGCCGATTCCCCCGCCGAGGCGAAGCGACGCACTGCCGTGGTCGTTGAATCGGTTGCGGGGATGTTGAGGAATACCCCCGCTGTCTGCCGCAAGTGTTACATCCATCCCGAAGTGATGGCGGCTTACCTCGAGGGAGAAATTCCGGCTTTCATTTCCAATGCAAGCCTCCGGAAGCGGGAAGCCGCCCTGATCACGTGGCTGCGGCAGCGGATGAAACGGTCCGGCTTTCAAAAAGGGAAAGCTCCCGCCAAGTAG
- the ligD gene encoding non-homologous end-joining DNA ligase, whose product MSKNATLEVEGRQVPVTNLDKIYYPKAKFTKGEMLAYYIKIAPILLPHLEGRPLTMKRYPNGVEAPFFYEKQCPRPKPPFVETCSVARHHKPGRIQFCLVNNLPTLVWAANLGDLELHTFLSKAPNVHKPTQIVFDLDPGPPANAVQCAQVALWLREMFNRLGLEVFIKSSGSKGMQAYIPLNMPITYAETTPFAKSVAFALEKAHPELVVSDMKKELRHGKVLVDWSQNSETKTTVSVYSLRAKDKPFVSMPLEWEEVEECLRKKDASLVFFEAAEALKRVEEKGDLFAPVLTLKQNLKTAVKAARSGKPRKVTKARLKGTGDGSIKAYNAKRDFTQTKEPSGKKGKTAGKKLLFVIQKHAASHLHYDFRLELDGVLKSWAVPKGPQTDMETKRLAMRVEDHPYDYARFEGTIPEGNYGAGTVMVWDIGTWENLGPEPHEGLKAGKLHFRLNGKKLKGEWALVQMHGPRATKGNEWLLLKHGSAQKPVSAKADDTSAISRKSMKQLAGPRSRKWISNRESEGNPKTSKKPKKKPSSFRGRIAALAKSIRPKRKTQTAKRKQDR is encoded by the coding sequence ATGTCGAAGAACGCCACGCTCGAAGTCGAAGGCAGGCAGGTGCCGGTGACGAACCTCGATAAGATCTATTATCCGAAGGCGAAGTTCACCAAGGGCGAGATGCTCGCCTACTACATCAAGATCGCGCCCATTCTCCTGCCCCATCTGGAAGGACGCCCGCTGACGATGAAGCGGTATCCCAACGGGGTCGAGGCGCCGTTCTTCTATGAGAAGCAATGCCCCCGCCCCAAGCCGCCGTTCGTCGAGACCTGCAGTGTCGCCCGCCACCACAAGCCGGGCCGCATCCAGTTCTGCCTCGTCAACAACCTGCCGACCCTCGTCTGGGCCGCCAACCTGGGTGACCTGGAATTGCACACCTTTCTCTCCAAGGCGCCGAACGTCCACAAGCCGACCCAGATCGTCTTCGATCTCGATCCCGGCCCGCCCGCCAATGCGGTGCAGTGCGCCCAGGTCGCGCTCTGGCTGAGGGAGATGTTCAACCGCCTCGGATTGGAGGTCTTCATCAAATCATCCGGCTCGAAGGGCATGCAGGCGTACATTCCCCTCAACATGCCGATCACCTATGCCGAGACGACGCCGTTCGCCAAGAGCGTCGCTTTCGCGTTGGAGAAGGCCCATCCCGAGCTTGTGGTCTCCGACATGAAGAAGGAGCTGCGCCACGGCAAGGTCCTCGTCGATTGGAGTCAGAACTCCGAAACGAAAACGACGGTTTCCGTCTATTCGCTGCGGGCCAAGGACAAGCCCTTCGTCTCAATGCCCCTCGAGTGGGAGGAGGTCGAGGAGTGCCTCCGCAAAAAGGATGCCTCCCTCGTCTTCTTCGAGGCAGCGGAAGCCCTTAAGCGGGTCGAGGAGAAGGGGGACCTCTTCGCCCCCGTCCTCACCCTGAAGCAGAACCTCAAGACCGCGGTGAAGGCGGCTCGATCCGGAAAGCCGAGGAAAGTGACCAAGGCGCGCCTCAAGGGAACCGGCGACGGCTCGATCAAGGCCTACAATGCCAAACGTGACTTTACCCAGACGAAAGAACCCTCGGGCAAGAAAGGCAAAACAGCGGGGAAGAAACTCCTATTCGTCATCCAGAAACACGCTGCCTCCCACCTCCATTATGATTTCCGCCTCGAATTGGACGGCGTCCTGAAATCGTGGGCCGTCCCGAAGGGCCCCCAGACCGACATGGAGACCAAGCGGCTGGCGATGAGGGTCGAGGATCACCCCTACGACTATGCCCGGTTCGAGGGAACCATCCCGGAAGGGAACTACGGCGCGGGCACCGTCATGGTCTGGGACATCGGCACCTGGGAGAACCTCGGGCCGGAACCCCACGAAGGGCTCAAGGCCGGGAAGCTCCACTTCCGCCTCAACGGAAAAAAGCTGAAGGGCGAATGGGCCTTGGTCCAGATGCATGGCCCACGAGCGACCAAGGGAAACGAATGGTTGCTCCTCAAGCATGGAAGCGCCCAGAAGCCGGTCTCGGCGAAGGCGGACGATACCTCGGCGATTTCGCGCAAATCGATGAAACAGCTCGCCGGTCCCCGGAGCAGAAAATGGATCAGCAACCGGGAGAGCGAAGGCAATCCCAAGACCTCGAAAAAGCCGAAGAAAAAGCCTTCGTCGTTCCGCGGCCGGATCGCCGCGCTGGCCAAATCGATCCGACCCAAGAGAAAGACGCAAACGGCGAAACGGAAGCAAGATCGATGA
- a CDS encoding Ku protein has product MARSMWKGSISFGLVTIPVALYPATSREELTFRLLRKTDQSPVSYKRVAQADGKEVPWENIVKGYEYEKGKFVVLKEEDFKRVDLEAAAGAIDIIDFVEVGEINPMYFQKPYYLEPQKGGDKAYALLREALRDSGKMGVAKVVIRTREHLAGVKAQGDALILEVMHFGDELVDADRFKLPKAAKARPREVEMAKKLVAGMTVKWDPDKYEDEYKTQLMAMIEEKVKHPDKKRSSAKAEKRPSNVIDLMSVLQESLSHTKGHGKVTGKAKGRSERRSVTPKKSHVKARHKKAA; this is encoded by the coding sequence ATGGCACGCTCCATGTGGAAGGGATCTATTTCGTTTGGCCTGGTGACCATTCCCGTCGCCCTCTATCCCGCGACGAGTCGCGAGGAACTGACTTTCCGCCTTCTGAGGAAGACGGACCAGAGCCCGGTGAGCTACAAGCGGGTCGCCCAAGCGGACGGCAAGGAAGTGCCCTGGGAGAACATCGTCAAAGGATACGAATACGAGAAGGGCAAGTTCGTCGTCCTGAAAGAGGAGGATTTCAAGCGGGTCGATCTCGAGGCGGCGGCGGGAGCGATCGACATCATCGATTTCGTCGAGGTCGGGGAGATCAATCCGATGTATTTCCAGAAGCCCTATTATCTGGAACCCCAGAAGGGGGGAGACAAGGCCTATGCGCTCCTGCGCGAGGCGTTGCGGGATTCGGGCAAGATGGGGGTCGCCAAAGTGGTCATCCGTACGCGGGAGCACCTGGCCGGAGTGAAAGCGCAGGGGGATGCCCTGATCTTGGAGGTCATGCATTTCGGAGATGAGCTGGTCGATGCTGACCGCTTCAAGCTTCCCAAGGCGGCGAAGGCCCGTCCCCGAGAGGTCGAGATGGCCAAGAAGCTAGTGGCGGGGATGACCGTGAAATGGGATCCGGACAAGTACGAGGACGAGTACAAGACGCAACTGATGGCGATGATCGAGGAGAAGGTGAAGCATCCCGACAAGAAGCGGTCCTCGGCGAAGGCCGAGAAAAGGCCGAGCAACGTCATCGATCTCATGTCAGTCCTTCAAGAAAGCCTGAGCCATACCAAGGGCCATGGCAAAGTCACGGGAAAGGCGAAAGGCAGATCGGAGCGCCGCAGCGTCACGCCGAAGAAATCGCACGTGAAGGCTCGGCACAAGAAGGCGGCCTGA
- the ligD gene encoding non-homologous end-joining DNA ligase yields MKKLSFVVPMKASTSEPPSPADCRWLYEMKFDGYRGIAIKNGKQVELLSRNRNSLDVRFPEVVTAIAKLPVDRCVIDGEICALDPKGRTSFQLIQNAEEGTVPIVYYAFDLLFEGSNDLRTLPLVERKERLDALLVDAHDPVRPSVYFDRDVAKTLTRMRKIGAEGAIAKVRDSAYVAGSRSADWVKIRFSLQQEFVIGGYSEPKGSRSGFGALLLGYYDKDRRLIYASKVGTGFNDKTLASTFRLLQVRVRKKSPFAPFELKRTRWTRGPLSKVHWVKPDLVAQISFTEWTDDGSIRHPVFLGLRDDKPSMQVVREPVARAK; encoded by the coding sequence ATGAAAAAACTTTCCTTCGTCGTTCCGATGAAGGCCTCGACCTCGGAGCCCCCCTCGCCTGCCGATTGCCGCTGGCTCTACGAGATGAAGTTCGACGGTTATCGGGGGATCGCCATCAAGAACGGAAAGCAGGTCGAGCTTCTCAGCCGCAATCGCAACTCGCTCGACGTCCGCTTTCCCGAGGTCGTTACCGCGATCGCGAAGCTGCCCGTCGACCGCTGCGTGATCGACGGGGAAATCTGCGCGCTCGACCCGAAGGGGCGCACCTCCTTTCAATTGATCCAGAATGCGGAAGAAGGGACCGTCCCCATCGTCTACTATGCCTTCGACCTCCTTTTCGAGGGAAGCAACGATCTCCGCACCCTTCCCCTCGTCGAGCGCAAGGAACGCCTCGACGCGCTGCTGGTCGATGCCCACGACCCCGTCCGCCCCTCGGTCTACTTCGACCGCGACGTGGCAAAAACCCTCACCCGTATGCGCAAGATCGGGGCGGAGGGAGCCATCGCCAAGGTCCGGGACTCGGCCTATGTCGCGGGAAGCCGTTCCGCCGATTGGGTGAAGATCCGGTTCTCCCTCCAGCAGGAATTCGTCATCGGCGGCTACTCGGAACCGAAGGGAAGCCGATCGGGCTTCGGCGCCCTCCTGTTGGGATATTACGACAAGGACCGCCGATTGATCTATGCCTCCAAGGTGGGAACCGGATTCAACGACAAGACCCTTGCATCGACCTTTCGCCTCCTCCAAGTCCGCGTCAGGAAGAAAAGTCCGTTTGCGCCGTTCGAGTTGAAGCGGACTCGTTGGACGCGCGGCCCTCTTTCCAAAGTCCATTGGGTCAAGCCCGACCTCGTCGCCCAGATTTCCTTCACCGAGTGGACCGACGATGGTTCGATCCGTCATCCCGTCTTCCTGGGGCTGCGAGACGACAAGCCGTCGATGCAGGTCGTGCGGGAGCCGGTCGCCCGGGCGAAATAA
- a CDS encoding DUF72 domain-containing protein: MGIRVGCGSWSDDAYREILYPPGTPSAARLHWYAEHFDHVEVNSSYYAVPRREATAKWVKQTSAGFLFDIKLHRAFSQSPEKTAKEGKQVRLLMQGIEPLIRARKLGVFLLVLDPRFGPEKHGLEELDALAKALHPHLLAVELRHAGWVKGKRKAETFEFFRERKLVWVAVDMPRIAGSNLLPPLYEVSNPDLAYVRLHGRNPNYLEAKSADERHAYLYRPSQIRSLARHIRGLAVKAADVRVVANNHHEDFAPRTAMALAKVLA, translated from the coding sequence ATGGGTATCCGGGTCGGCTGCGGCAGTTGGAGCGATGACGCGTATCGAGAGATTCTCTATCCGCCCGGAACCCCGTCGGCCGCGCGGCTGCATTGGTATGCGGAGCACTTCGACCACGTCGAGGTGAACTCCAGCTACTATGCGGTGCCGCGCCGGGAGGCGACGGCGAAATGGGTGAAGCAGACGTCTGCCGGATTCCTCTTCGACATCAAGCTGCATCGTGCCTTTTCCCAAAGCCCGGAGAAGACGGCGAAGGAAGGGAAGCAGGTCCGGCTCCTCATGCAAGGGATAGAGCCGCTCATTCGCGCGAGGAAGCTCGGCGTCTTCCTCCTCGTCCTCGATCCCCGGTTCGGGCCGGAGAAGCATGGCTTGGAGGAGCTGGACGCCTTGGCAAAGGCGTTGCATCCCCACCTTCTGGCCGTCGAGCTTCGTCACGCGGGCTGGGTCAAGGGAAAGCGGAAGGCGGAAACCTTCGAGTTCTTCCGGGAGCGGAAGCTGGTCTGGGTGGCTGTCGATATGCCGCGGATCGCAGGCTCGAACCTCCTGCCGCCTCTCTACGAGGTCTCGAATCCCGACCTCGCTTATGTCCGACTCCATGGGAGGAATCCGAACTACCTCGAGGCCAAAAGCGCCGATGAACGGCACGCTTACCTCTATCGTCCCAGCCAGATCCGCTCGCTCGCTCGTCATATCCGGGGACTCGCCGTCAAGGCGGCCGACGTCCGGGTCGTGGCGAACAACCATCACGAGGACTTTGCTCCCCGCACCGCCATGGCGTTGGCTAAGGTCTTGGCCTAG